In Prochlorococcus marinus XMU1406, the genomic stretch TTTCTTCAAATATTTTATTTATTTATTTTTTATTGTATCTGATTAAGAATTTTTTCAAGCAATTATTTATTTATGATGCAACTATTTTCCCAATAATAAATTGCCCCATGGTTTTAAAATTTCAAATTTTTCTATAGATCTACAAGCAATTAATGGAAAATTAACATTGCTCAAGTCTTCTCCTGCAACTAAATTTAAAGGGTCTGTTTCTAACCACTCTATAGAACAATTGAGTTCTTCTAATAGCAGCCAGGCTGCTGCAATATCCCATATCTTTGGGGTTGATTCTATCGCTCCAAAAGTTTGTCCCATAGCTACACTCGTTAGATTTAAACTTGATACGCCTAAGAGTCTGATTTTGCCAGGAAATACTGAATTTGGTTTTTTTTGTAAAATTTTTATAGACCTACTACACAAAGAAATGCATTCACTTTGACGATTATTTTGGCTAGGATCTATTTTTTGGTTGTTTAACCAGACCCCTTTACCTTTAATTGATACAAACTTTTTTTTCAATGTAGGAATTATTAAAAAAGAAGATTCCGGTTTACCATCAACGAACCTTGCCACTGATATAGACCAGTAAGGAATGCCCGCAGCAAAATTTGTTGTCCCATCTAGTGGATCGACCACCCAATAAGCTTTTGAGTTTGGAACTGACTTTTGCCCTTCTTCACTAAGGACGCCCTCACCTGGAGCTATTGAAGCTAAGCCATCTACGATTGTTTTGTCACTCCATAAATCACAACTTGTTAATAATGATCCATCTGCTTTATTGCTGGCGCTAATATTACCAAAATCTTTTTTCTGACGTTGACTAACTAATTCAAATAAAGAATCTAATTCACTTAGTTGATTATCAGTTAAATTTGGTGCATTCATCTTTGTATATTGCAAATAGACTCTGTATCTTTAATTTTAGTATTATTAATTCCCAAACAACTTTTACTTATATCAATAAAAGTTAATCTTTCTAATTCATCTAAATTCAAATTGTAATTATATATTGCATTAATATTTTTTGATTTCGCATTACTTAATTCACTTTGTCTAACAAGAACATCTTTTAAGGTTGATATTCCAACATCATATCTAAGCCTGGAAAGCCTTACAGACTCTTCACTAGATTCAATTTCCTTAAGAGAAGAAATTATTTTCTCTTCATTTAATTTGAGATTTAGGTAAGCTTTGCTAATGCTTGTGGTCAAAACATTTTTTAGATTTTCATAAGCATATTTTTCAGCTTCAGCATCTGCTATTTTTGATTTGTAGGAATTCTTGTTTTGTCCTCCATCAAAAATACTCCATGCAAAATTTAGACTTATGGTATTTGTATAATTAGATCCAGATTTATCAGAGTCGATATTAGTTGCTAGAGAGTCACCCTTTGAAAATGTACTAGATAATGAATTACTGATATAGATATTTGGCTTATTTTGAGCTAAAAAGCTCTCAGCTTGGTTCTTTTTGATTGATTTTTGAAGAATAAGGTTTTTTAAGGAAAGATTTTTATCCAAACCCTCATTAATATTCTTATTCAATTTATGATTCCAAAACCCTATAAGATTTTGCTCTTTATTAGTTTCGAAATCTCCCTTAACATTAAGAATCTCTTTAAGAGAAATTTTATTAATTTCATGTTCTATTTTCTTTTCATTAAGTGATTGTTGATCTCGAGATAATTGAGCTTCTGCTTCAAGAACTTCAAATTTTGTACCAATTCCAGCATCTAGCTTCGCTTTAGCATTTTCTAAACTTGTAATTGATAAATCAAGCGTAAATTTTTTATTCTGAATATCTTGATATGACTTTTTGTATTTGTGATATCTGATTCTTGCTTCTTGAATTAAATCTTTTTTCTTAATCTCAAAATTATTTTCTGCAATTTTGTAATTTGTTTTGGCAATTTTGATTTCAGATCCTCTTAGTGGGGCAATTACATCCCATTTAATATTCAGGGAGGGATTAGCCGTAAATTGTGATGTTTTTAAAGTAGGTGAATTGCTATTGTACTTTTTACCTGTGACATATTTTGGTAACCCATTGGCTTGAAAATCTAAGGATGGGTATCTTTTGGCAATTTGACTGGAAAGATTAAAGCTTGCAGAGGCTACTAGGTTTTGTAATGATTTTAATTCTTGATTATTTAATATAAGTTTTTCTATTTCTTGATGATCAACAAAAGTAATATTTGATTTTTCTTCTAAAACATTATCAATGTAATTTTCTGTTTCGCTCGATAGAACATTAAAGGTATGCATACTTAGAGTAAGTGGCAATAATAAAAAAGGTTTTATTACTCTTCTAAGCATCTTTTATAGTTTCGAAAATATTTGATTAACCAATCAAAGTATTAATAATATCATTTGAATCATCAAGAACGTGAATTTTAGTATTTATTTGATTCTCAACTTCTTGAATATTTTTATCATCTAAAAATAAATCAGTATTAATTTTTAACATAATAGATGGTATATAAACAGCTTCTCCTAAATCCTTATTTCTCAGCCCGTAAATTAGATCTTCTCCAGTAAGAAGACCTGTAACAACTTGATCTTGACCCCAATAAATACTTGGCAAACCATATAAATTAATTGTTAATCCATTAATTAAGTTTAATTTCTTAACTGTAGGAATTAGTGCTTCATAAACTAATTTACCAACAATCCAACTAACTTTTTTTGGATTTTTTACTTTTTGGGGTAGGTTTTGAGTCTTCTCTCTTAATGCTTCTAGAAAGTTTCTAATAGTCCCAACTCCATTAGATTCTTGTGGCATATTTTCGTAGGTTTTGTAACTAGGTAAATTTGTACCAGCAATTAAATACCATTCGTCTGCTAGCCAACAAAAACGAGTCCCAAGAGTAATTTGTAGAGAGGCTTGAATTCTCTCTACTTGTTTAATAGTGTTTTTTGCGTATTCTGGGTTTATTGCTTTCAATCCATCATTTTCAGGTCTAAATTTTGTAAGTCCTACAGGAACTATTGCCACTGAAAGTACTGTTTGAGAGGTTTTTTTGTAAAATTCAGCAAGCTCCAAAATTGATTTCTCAAGAATATCCCCATCATTTATATCTGGACAAACAACAATTTGAGCATGTATTTGAATAGAGTTTTTTTCAAACCATGAAATTTGATCAAGTATCACTCCTGCTTTTTTATTTTTTAATAATTTTTCTCTTGTGGCGGGATCAGTAGCATGAACTGAAATAAAAAGTGGGGATAGTTTTTGCATAGCAATCCTTTCCCAGTCTTCTTTTTTTAAATTCGTAAGAGTTAAATAAGAGCCATATAGGAAACTTAATCTATAATCATCATCTTTTATATAAAGGCTTTTTCTTTTTCCACTTGGCTGTTGATCAATAAAACAAAATGGACACCTATTATTACATTGCTTGATTGAATCAAATAATGCATCTTTAAAATTTATACCTAAATTAACGTCTTGATCTTTTTCAATATTTATATTGTGAATCTCATGATTTTTATCTAAAACTGATATATCTAAAATTTCTTCACTAATCAGAATCTGATAATCAATTAAATCTCTTGGTTTTTTCCCATTAATACTAATAATTGAATCACCTGATTCAAATCCTATTTCTTCAGCAATAGAATTAGCTTCAATACTTTCAATTTCTGCAGGTTTAATTTTATAAGTAATATTAGGAACCAAAAAATCAATGGTATCTTCATTGTAATTAATTTCTTGCCACACAATTTAAGGCCAAATACTCTTATTTATATTTATTCTAGACTTATATATGACTCAAAGTGTATTAAATACTTTTAAAAAACTAAATATAGGTGTGAAATTATGGGCCTTTTATTTATTAAAATATGACATTCGCAGTTTTCTAAAACACGATTTAGATTAATTAAAATAACCTTTTTCATTGAAAGAATTAATTACAAAAAATTTAGAAGTAAAAGATAAATTCAACTATGAATCCCAAAAGACAGTTGATTCATACGAAAATATTTTTTTATCAAATCCTATATCTTTAAGATTGTGGTCTTCTTTTTTTGTAATTTTACCTATTTTTGTTCAAGCCCCTTGGGTTAGATTTGAACCAATAAGTGCTCTTTGTTTTACTTTTGTTATTTTCTTAGTGGCAATTGTTTTGAATAAAAAAGGATCAAATAAGTGGTTTATTGTCAGTTCATTATTAGTTGGTATATCAGGTAGTTGGCTTGGTGGATGTTTGTTCTGGGGATGGTTAAGCCCATTTCCTATCCTACACATACCTGTTGAAGCTGTAGTTCTTCCATTAGCTTTAATTGGATTTGGTACTAATTGGAAAATAGGTTCAAGTTTTTATATCTCTTCTTTATTTGGAACCGCAGTTACCGACATTACAATATTTCTAATTGGAATCATGGATCAATGGAGGCAGGTAATTACAGCAGATTCTGAAAATGCACCCATGATTCTTCAAAAAACTTCAGAGAGTCTTATTCAAATAAAATCATTATCTATTATCGTTTTTGTTGCTCTTATACTTTGGTTTATTTCAAAAGAAATTTTAGATTCTGGCACAATTAATACTACTAGTGGTAAAGCACTCTTAGTTTCTGGTTACGTAATTCAAACGACATTAATTGTTGATGGTATTTTTATTGTTTTAGCAATTCTGCAACCAACTTTTAGTGGATTGGTTTGATGTTAAGGCCTCCATTTTCGCAAGAACCGATACCAATAAATAATTGGGATGTAATCGTTATAGGCGCTGGAGCTGCTGGCCTTATGACTTGTCTTGAATTACCCTCAAATTTAAAAGTACTTCTTTTAAATAGAAATACTAGTAAGGTATCTTCTAGTAGATGGGCTCAAGGCGGAATTGCATCTGTTGTTAGACAAGATGATTCATTTGATCTTCATGCTGAGGATACTTTAAAAGCAGGTGATGGACTATGTGATTTTCAAGCTGTAGAAATGCTAGTTAAAGAAGCTCCAGGTTGTGTAGAAAGGTTGCAGAATTTAGGGATGATTTTTGATCAAAGTTCTGATCAACTAGCTACTACCTTGGAAGCAGCCCATTCACGAAGAAGAGTCTTACATGTTAAAGATCGTACTGGACGAGCATTAGTTGAAGTTCTAGAAGATCATGTTGAGAATCAAAAAAATATTCTTCATTGCAGGGGTGTAAGAGTAACTGAACTTCTCATTGAAAATAAAGAATGTAGAGGAGTTCAGGTTCTTGATGGAGCAAATTTATATTGGATTAAATCTAGAGCTGTTGTTTTGGCTACAGGTGGGGGTGGACACTTATTTACAAATACAACTAATCCTGCTCAATCCTCTGGTGAAGGGATTGCTCTTGCATGGAAAGCAGGAGCTGCTATTGAAGATTTAGAGTTCGTGCAATTTCATCCAACAGCTTTAAAATTTTATGGTGCACCTTGCTTCTTAATATCTGAGGCACTTAGAGGGGAAGGAGCGATTTTAGTTGATAAAAATGGTGAAAGTCCAGTTAAAAATCTTGAGAATCGTGATCTAGCTACTAGAGATCAGGTAAGTAGAGCAATTATGAAAAATATGCATGATAATAATGTAGACCATGTTGGTTTAGATCTTCGGTATATTGACCCAGAAAAAATTGTAGAGCGCTTCCCCACGATCTTAAGTCGATGCCAGGATTATGGCGTTAACCCTTTAAATGAAGTTATTCCCGTAGCCCCTGCAGCTCATTATTGGATGGGCGGTGTTAAAACTGATCTAAATGCATCTTCAACAAGAAAAGGATTATATGCCGTTGGAGAAGTTGCTTCTACAGGAGTGCATGGTGCTAATAGACTGGCAAGTAATTCACTGATGGAGTGTCTTGTTTTCGCAAGAAAAATGTCTTCAATTGTTTTGAATGACCTGTCTAAATTTGAAAAATTTGATAGATCATTTCAAGAGTTTGATATTGAAGATCCTAAAGAAGATAAAATTTCTATAATTGCTGAAAAAATTGATAATCTAAGAAAACTATGTTGGTTAAATTTAGGTGTATCTCGAAATAAGGTAAATATGAGTAAATTTTTAAATTACATTCAAAATGATATAGATAAATTAAATAAAAATGATTTACTAAATAGTCTTGAAAAAATAAAATTTGATCAAAAAATAAAACTTAGTGAACGCAATAGAAGAGCATTAAATCTTTTACTTGATTTAAAGAATAGACAAATAACCACCATAACTTTATTAAAGGCTTGTCTATTTAGAGAAGAAAGTAGAGGAGGGCATTATAGAGATGATTTCCCTGATAAAGATAAAAATTGGGAATGCCATACTAGACAACAGTTAGATCAAAAAATTCAAAAAAGATTTATTAAAAATTAAGATCTCCTTGATAGTCGGTTTTTGTTGCTAATTCATTTAAGTCACGAGTACCACTAGTAATTTCTCCATTTATTTCCCAAGAAGGAAATCCACTTATTCCTTTCGTTTGGCATAGCTCATACTCATTATCTTTACCATCTTTAGCACACTCAACTACTTTTAATTCTTTAACTGCTTCCTTACCAAATAATTGTTTCTGATCGTGGCAATGCGGGCACCAGTATGCACTATACATAACAATATTGTTTTCACTTAAAAATTTTGCAAACTTTACCTTCTGGGGAGAGCTTGAAGTGGTAATTATTGGCGATACATTTTCAGTGGGGTTTGCAACATCAATAGCATTAGAGGGGTCAACGTTTGTTGACCAAATTAGGCCCCCCAGCAGGACACTAATGGCTACAATGAAACCTCTAAAAATCATAGGTTCTCTACTTTCGAACTTTGCTCCAATCATAGAAATTATAAAGATAGAAAACGATAAAATTGCTGAAAGTATACAAAAAAAGCAATATGCTTGAATCTTGAAAAACATTATATTTATCAATAAAAAGCTAAAGGTTGATGACGCACAAGAAATTAGAAATACTAACCACCATAAAAACTTATTTAGTTTTTCTTTTGGGGAAATTAAATTAAGCGAGAGTATTATTGTGATAACTAATATTGATAAATATGTTATAAATCCAGCTAATGAGAGAGGTATATTAACTTGATTATTTTCAAATAAAGTACCCCAAGGACTATTTAAAACTGTTTCACAACCATTTTGTATCCCTGGGCATGAAAGAGAAGTAAATAATCCCCAGTTTTTTAAAGTAATCGAACCTGTGTCAACTATGCCTATAGTGCTAAGAATTGCGATTATGATTTTTGGCCATTTCAAATCTTTTTTATTTCTTCTGTTTAAAGTCTTAAGGGCCATACAAAAAGAAAGTTTGTTATTTACATTATCTATCCTAATATTATCTTGGCATGAGAGTTATATACGAAATGCTGTTCAAATCTTTTAATTCTTATTTTTCAAGTTGTGAAACAAAATAGTCTCAATGTAAAAGAAAAAAAACTATCTAAGATCGCATTTAGTCATGTTGGTTGTGAGAAAAATCTTGTTGATACTGAACATATGCAAGGCTTATTAGATAAAGAGGGTTATGAAGTTGACAGCAATATAAATGATGCAAATGTTGTTGTTGTAAATACTTGCAGTTTTATTGAAACTGCTAGAGAAGAATCTATTAGAAAAATTCTAGAATATACAAATCAAGGAAAGGAAGTAATAGTTGCAGGCTGTATGGCTCAGCATTTTAAAGATGAGCTTATAAAAGAAATCCCTGAAATAAAAGGTTTGGTTGGAACAGGAGATTATCAAAAGATAGCCAAGGTTTTAGACAGAGTAGAAAAAGGGGAAATCGTTAATGAAGTTTCAAAAATACCTGAATTTATTGCAGATGAGGAAATGCCTCGTTTTGTAGATAAAAATAAATTTGTTGCGTATCTTCGCATTGCTGAAGGCTGTAACTATAATTGCGCTTTTTGTATTATTCCTAAGTTGAGAGGTCCTCAAAGAAGTAGAACAATAGAATCTATAGTTTCAGAAGCCAAAAGTCTTGCAAAAAAGGGTATTCAAGAAATCATATTAATTAGTCAAATAACAACTAATTATGGTCAAGATATTTATGGAAAACCATCATTAGCCAAACTTTTGAATGAGCTTTCTAAAGTTCCAATTCCTTGGATAAGGATACATTATGCTTATCCAACAGGTTTAACTGATGAAGTTATTAGAGCTTTCAAAGATTCAAAGAATATAGTACCTTACTTTGATTTGCCACTTCAGCATAGTCATCCAGATGTGTTGAAGAGTATGAATAGACCTTGGCAAGCTTCTTTGAATAAATCAATTTTGGAGAAAATTAGAGAAGAAATTCCATCTGCTGTATTAAGAACTAGTCTCATTGTTGGGTTCCCAGGAGAAAAAAAAGAACATTTTGAACATCTTCTCGAATTTTTGGATAGGCACAAATTTGATCATGTGGGAGTGTTTATTTTTTCTCCTGAGGAAGGAACTGCAGCTTTTCATTTGCCAAATAAAGTATCTTCAGAGGTTGCAGAGGCAAGAAAAGATAACGTTATTTCAGTGCAACAAAATATCTCTAAAGATAAAAATCAGACATATGTTGGTTCAAAAATGAAGATTTTGGTAGAAAAAATATCAGACAATAACGAATTAATAGGTCGGTCCTACAATTTCGCTCCTGAAATTGACGGAACTGTAATTTTATCTGTTAAAGATAAAATTGATTTGAAAAAATATATTGGAAAATTTGTTGAAGCAAATATTTCGTTTGCGGATGAATATGATTTGTATGGAGAAACTATTAAAATTTTGTAGTTTTTTTAAATTAATTTAACTGCTCTTAAGAGCTTATCTAATGCGAAAGCGGCTCCAAAACCAAAACCGATAAATGCAAAATAGAAAATGATGTTCATTAATTTTTTTATTTTTATTTAATTTAACATCAGATGAAAAGATTAAATTTTTTCGTTTAATTTCTTAATCTTGGATATAGGGTAATTTTTTGTATAAGCATTCTTCTGCTTTTTGTAGTTCCCGGCCTAAATATAGAGCATGGTCGAATCTGGTTATTAAGTCATTTCTTTCTTCAGTAATCAAAATTCCAAGTTGTTTCGCACTAATACCTTTAAAAACTTCATTACTAACTCTTTTATTTTGAGAGTCGCATTTGATTTGTTCATTTGTTTCTGGGTCAAGCGCATAGCCTTCCTCATCGATGTTATTTAAAAAGTGCTCTAGAATTATTTTATTTTCTTCTAAATTTACTTTTATAATAAAATAACCATTTGGATCTAATGCTATATATCGGTTGGATAGATTATTATCAATCTTTATTTTTTCATCTAAACTTTTACTAGAATCCATCCTTAGAAGTTAATAAAAACTATATTACTAATATAATCTTTCGTAAGGCCAAATAATTTTTTATTTAAAGGGTATAGAATTATTCTCAAATTCAATTTCCGTCTCGGTTTGTTTATTAACTTCATTTAGCCAAGGATAAATTATATTTTCCATATTTTTGTCAAACCACTTATGCAAGCTAATGGTGCTTTTTGCAAAAAACCCCCTCCGCCTTTTATGTTTACCACCTGCTCCAGGATCAAAAAAATGGATACTATTTTTTATTGCCCATTCAATTGGCTGGTAGTAACATAATTCAAAATGTAGATAAGATATGTCTTCTTGACTGCCCCAATATCTACCCCATAAGTTGTTTTTATTTTTAACGCACATTGACATAGCAAAAATATCACTTGAATCATTTTTTGATGCGCTAAAAAGTAAAAGATTTTTTTTATTATCAACAATTTTTTCGAAAAATGTAGATGTTAGATATTTACTTCCCCAAACTCCCCACCTCGAGCAATGCTGTTCATAAAAATTATGCATTTTTTTGAGGATTTCTTGGTTGATATCATCTTTATTAAAAATTTCTATTTTAATATCTTGTTTAGTAATTGATTTCCTCTCTTTTTTGATATTTTTTCTCTGATTAGAGTTAAATCTAGAAAGAAAATCATCAAACGTTTTTTCTCCGTTACTCCTCCATTCACTGCTGGAATTTATCCATTTATAGTATCCCAAAGATTTAAGATGGTTGCCCCAGCTTTCATCAATATATAAAAAATTGCAACTTAAAATTTTGTTTGTAATCGCAAAGCTTTCGATATTGTTTATGAGTAAATTTGTAATTTCTTTCTTATCCTTATTTTTTTTATAAAGAAATTGATATCCATTTACAGGACTATAAGGACTCATTCCAATTAATTTAGGGTAATAATTTAAATTCAGCTCTCGAGCCAATCGTGCAAATGATTGATCAAAAATGAATTCTCCATAGCTATGATTTTTTAAAAAAAGTGGAGCAATTCCTAATATTTCTTCATTTTTATAAGCAACAAAATATAGAGGTTGCCAACCAGTTTCTCTTGAAACACTTTTTGATATTTCAAGGTTTTTAAGCCAAGTCCATTCATAAAATGGATTATTAATTTCATTTGCTAATTCATTCCATATCTCCTTTGAGATTTCCTTAATTGACAATTTGACTTCAACTTTATGTATTTTTTGGTTCATTTATTATTCAATCTATTTCAAATTTTTTTGTAATGAACATGGATTTCATTATTCATTAAATTTTGAATTGATTTTATTTCCCATACTCTTTTGAGATTAAAAATCTCATTTGTTTGTTCTGGAGGGATCCATGTATATCTACCTCCAATAATTCGTGGAATTATTGTAATTTTTATATCTGTTATTAGATCCTCTTTTATAAATGAATTTATAAGTTTTGCACCTCCTAAAAGAGCTAGATTATTTATCCCTTGTTTTTTTAGTGAAATTAAAGTTTTCCCCCATGAATCTTCGAAAAAGAGTTGTTTCTCGAAGTCATTATTCGATGAATTATCAACTTTACTTGAGCTTATTAGCCATCTTCTAATTGGTTGACGAAAGTATTTCCAATTACTGTTAAAGTTTTTGCTATTTGAAGCAACTATAGAAATTGGTTGGCTTTTTGATATATTTACTTCGTCATCTTCATTGAGATTTTTAATTAAGTAAGTTGATTGATGGGCTATTAAAGTACCTAAACCAAAAATGGTGGCATCAACCATTGATAAGTTTTGATTTAATATTTTTTTATCTTCTTCACTTCCAAGATGCGATTCTCCACCTCCAGGAAATGCAATTCTCCCATCAAGACTAGATGCTATAACAATTATTACTCTTGGGAGACTCAAGTTTGTGTGACTAAACTATTTTCAAATTCCAACTTCAATGAATTGGTTAACTTCTGATCAACATAAATTTCTGCAGCATTATTTGGACTCTCTTGGAGTCTTATTTTGTGTAATGTTGCACCAAGGTTATCTATTGGTTTTTGAAGAATATCAGAAATATATAAAGCTATATTTTCAGCAGTTGGAACACAATTATGGAAAAATTCGATGTCTTTATTTAGAAAAGTATGATCTAGTTGTTCAACAACCAAATCATTAATTATCTCTTGGAGGGCAGATAAGTCGCAAACCATTCCTGTTCTTTTATCAATGTCTCCTTTTACAGTTATTTCGACAAGATAGTTATGACCATGTCCATTAACTCTGGCACATTTCCCATAGATTTTTTTATTTTCATCAAAGGATATTTCTTCTTTTGCAAGTCTATGAGCGGCTGCAAAATGAGTTTGTACTGTTAAAAATGCTTCCATGTTTTTTCCAAAATAATCTGCCCATAAATTTGGGTTTTCATAAAGTCTTAGACTTGTAAGAGGTAAATCATCTTTTAGACGACTCCAAATGACCTTTACTAATGCTTCAGTTGTGGGAAGTATACCCTCTTGATTATTAACATTAAATTCAGGCCAGACATCATTTAAAAAACGAAAATCTAATTGTCCAGTAACCTTATCTTTAATAGAATGCTTTACATCAGAGAGATTAAGTACCATTCCATCAGAGTCGAGTTCTCCACCCATTGAAACAATAAGTTCATAATTATGACCATGACCTGGTGCAATACTGCACTTTCCAAAAAGAGATAAATTTTCTTCTGGGCTTTTTTCAGGGAGCCAATAACGGTGACTAGAACTAAAGCAGGCACGTCGAGTTATGACGCATTCACGTCCTTTCCCATGTAATGGTTTGGATTGTGTAGAAGTCATACCTGTCTGCGATAATACTATATTAAGGTTTTAAATACACTTTTGTCTTTATGGAACAATCCATTATCAAAAAAACAGTTCATACTTTAAAGGGCAGAAGCATTTTTTTAATAGGAATGATGGGTTCTGGTAAGTCACAAACTGGTTTAAAGTTGGCTGAATTATTGAAGTATAAATATATTGATTTAGATTCATTAATAGAGAAGTTGGCAAAAAAATCTATCAATCAAATTTTTAATGATGAAGGAGAATATAATTTCCGTGAATTAGAAGCAAACTGCCTTAAAGAAACTATCAAAATTCCTTCATTAGTAATCTCAACTGGGGGAGGAATAGTTACTAAATTGGAAAACTGGGGAATCTTAAGACAGGGAATAATTGCTTGGATAGATCTCGACAAAGATATAGCAATTGAAAGATTGAAAAATGAAATTGAAAATAGGCCACTTCTTCAGGGAAAGAATCTAAATGATTTATATATGAGCATTTTTCAATCTAGAGAAAATTTGTATTCTCAAGCAGATTTAAGAATTCAAGTAAAAAGGGAAAATATTGAAGAAGTAGCTATGAAAATAATTAATGCAATTCATAAAGAAATAATTAGTTAATCTGGTTCAATTCTTACTGCAAACCATTTAATAACGTATCCTAATTTTATTTCTAATTCATAAGTGCTTTCCAATAATTCTTCAAAAAATTCCTGATCAGGATCTTCTATATTTTGATATATTGTTTGTGTTTCTGTCTTACTAAGCCAATTCTTCAACCATAAAATTGCTTCTTGCTTTGATACAATTTTTTCTTTTGAATCTGGCTCTAATAATACATAATGATCTGATGCTCTTATTAGTGGATTTGACATAATGAAGATTCTTATTGGATTAATTCTTTGCTTGATTTTTCAAGGAATTTTTTTAGAAAGTTCTTTTGCTCTAATAGATTC encodes the following:
- a CDS encoding inositol monophosphatase family protein, producing the protein MNAPNLTDNQLSELDSLFELVSQRQKKDFGNISASNKADGSLLTSCDLWSDKTIVDGLASIAPGEGVLSEEGQKSVPNSKAYWVVDPLDGTTNFAAGIPYWSISVARFVDGKPESSFLIIPTLKKKFVSIKGKGVWLNNQKIDPSQNNRQSECISLCSRSIKILQKKPNSVFPGKIRLLGVSSLNLTSVAMGQTFGAIESTPKIWDIAAAWLLLEELNCSIEWLETDPLNLVAGEDLSNVNFPLIACRSIEKFEILKPWGNLLLGK
- a CDS encoding TolC family protein; the protein is MLRRVIKPFLLLPLTLSMHTFNVLSSETENYIDNVLEEKSNITFVDHQEIEKLILNNQELKSLQNLVASASFNLSSQIAKRYPSLDFQANGLPKYVTGKKYNSNSPTLKTSQFTANPSLNIKWDVIAPLRGSEIKIAKTNYKIAENNFEIKKKDLIQEARIRYHKYKKSYQDIQNKKFTLDLSITSLENAKAKLDAGIGTKFEVLEAEAQLSRDQQSLNEKKIEHEINKISLKEILNVKGDFETNKEQNLIGFWNHKLNKNINEGLDKNLSLKNLILQKSIKKNQAESFLAQNKPNIYISNSLSSTFSKGDSLATNIDSDKSGSNYTNTISLNFAWSIFDGGQNKNSYKSKIADAEAEKYAYENLKNVLTTSISKAYLNLKLNEEKIISSLKEIESSEESVRLSRLRYDVGISTLKDVLVRQSELSNAKSKNINAIYNYNLNLDELERLTFIDISKSCLGINNTKIKDTESICNIQR
- a CDS encoding TIGR03279 family radical SAM protein, which codes for MWQEINYNEDTIDFLVPNITYKIKPAEIESIEANSIAEEIGFESGDSIISINGKKPRDLIDYQILISEEILDISVLDKNHEIHNINIEKDQDVNLGINFKDALFDSIKQCNNRCPFCFIDQQPSGKRKSLYIKDDDYRLSFLYGSYLTLTNLKKEDWERIAMQKLSPLFISVHATDPATREKLLKNKKAGVILDQISWFEKNSIQIHAQIVVCPDINDGDILEKSILELAEFYKKTSQTVLSVAIVPVGLTKFRPENDGLKAINPEYAKNTIKQVERIQASLQITLGTRFCWLADEWYLIAGTNLPSYKTYENMPQESNGVGTIRNFLEALREKTQNLPQKVKNPKKVSWIVGKLVYEALIPTVKKLNLINGLTINLYGLPSIYWGQDQVVTGLLTGEDLIYGLRNKDLGEAVYIPSIMLKINTDLFLDDKNIQEVENQINTKIHVLDDSNDIINTLIG
- a CDS encoding DUF3120 domain-containing protein; the encoded protein is MKELITKNLEVKDKFNYESQKTVDSYENIFLSNPISLRLWSSFFVILPIFVQAPWVRFEPISALCFTFVIFLVAIVLNKKGSNKWFIVSSLLVGISGSWLGGCLFWGWLSPFPILHIPVEAVVLPLALIGFGTNWKIGSSFYISSLFGTAVTDITIFLIGIMDQWRQVITADSENAPMILQKTSESLIQIKSLSIIVFVALILWFISKEILDSGTINTTSGKALLVSGYVIQTTLIVDGIFIVLAILQPTFSGLV
- the nadB gene encoding L-aspartate oxidase — translated: MLRPPFSQEPIPINNWDVIVIGAGAAGLMTCLELPSNLKVLLLNRNTSKVSSSRWAQGGIASVVRQDDSFDLHAEDTLKAGDGLCDFQAVEMLVKEAPGCVERLQNLGMIFDQSSDQLATTLEAAHSRRRVLHVKDRTGRALVEVLEDHVENQKNILHCRGVRVTELLIENKECRGVQVLDGANLYWIKSRAVVLATGGGGHLFTNTTNPAQSSGEGIALAWKAGAAIEDLEFVQFHPTALKFYGAPCFLISEALRGEGAILVDKNGESPVKNLENRDLATRDQVSRAIMKNMHDNNVDHVGLDLRYIDPEKIVERFPTILSRCQDYGVNPLNEVIPVAPAAHYWMGGVKTDLNASSTRKGLYAVGEVASTGVHGANRLASNSLMECLVFARKMSSIVLNDLSKFEKFDRSFQEFDIEDPKEDKISIIAEKIDNLRKLCWLNLGVSRNKVNMSKFLNYIQNDIDKLNKNDLLNSLEKIKFDQKIKLSERNRRALNLLLDLKNRQITTITLLKACLFREESRGGHYRDDFPDKDKNWECHTRQQLDQKIQKRFIKN
- a CDS encoding vitamin K epoxide reductase family protein, producing the protein MALKTLNRRNKKDLKWPKIIIAILSTIGIVDTGSITLKNWGLFTSLSCPGIQNGCETVLNSPWGTLFENNQVNIPLSLAGFITYLSILVITIILSLNLISPKEKLNKFLWWLVFLISCASSTFSFLLINIMFFKIQAYCFFCILSAILSFSIFIISMIGAKFESREPMIFRGFIVAISVLLGGLIWSTNVDPSNAIDVANPTENVSPIITTSSSPQKVKFAKFLSENNIVMYSAYWCPHCHDQKQLFGKEAVKELKVVECAKDGKDNEYELCQTKGISGFPSWEINGEITSGTRDLNELATKTDYQGDLNF